The following are encoded in a window of Brevibacillus ruminantium genomic DNA:
- the ypeB gene encoding germination protein YpeB, with translation MVYGVAARILLPVALVGLVGAGVWGYQEHNEKNSILIKAENQYQRAFHDLTYHIDKLHDELEKSLVINSRNQMTPSLTNVWRLAYAARSDVGQLPLTLMPFNHTEEFLSNVADFSYRVAVRDLAKSPLTDREYATLKSLHKNSKKIQKELRHVQTNVLDKRLRWMDVATAMASDEKKSDNTIIDGFRTIEKNVQEFPEVDWGTSIQSLDKKKKQRIKGIDGKPVSLEEAKKIALDFTGVHPSQAKVEVEQNGKAEEYSAYSVRITSGKSGTPIHLDVTKRGGKVAWLMNERNVGEHRLSVEQAEASAKKFLEAHGYSNMVVAEKDGYQGMAVLTFVPEKDKVRIYPDAVTVKTALDNGTVVSFNSTEYLFNHKPRTLPKPKLTAEEAKKKVNPGLKVTDQRLALIEGKNDGNEVLCWEMNCGYDGNAYKVYINALTGEEEEIVKMTTGKESRATE, from the coding sequence ATGGTATATGGAGTAGCAGCACGAATTCTCTTGCCTGTAGCACTGGTTGGCCTAGTAGGAGCAGGGGTGTGGGGATACCAGGAGCACAATGAGAAAAACTCGATCCTAATCAAGGCAGAAAACCAGTATCAGCGGGCTTTTCATGACTTGACCTACCATATTGACAAGCTTCACGATGAATTGGAAAAATCCTTGGTCATTAATTCAAGAAACCAAATGACTCCGTCTTTGACCAATGTATGGAGACTTGCTTACGCAGCCCGATCAGATGTCGGTCAGCTTCCGCTTACGCTCATGCCCTTTAACCATACGGAAGAATTTCTCTCCAATGTAGCCGATTTCTCCTACAGGGTTGCGGTTCGTGATTTGGCAAAGAGTCCGCTGACAGACAGGGAGTATGCAACCTTAAAAAGTCTCCACAAGAATTCCAAGAAAATCCAGAAAGAGCTAAGGCATGTTCAGACAAATGTACTCGATAAACGTTTGCGTTGGATGGATGTAGCGACAGCAATGGCCTCGGATGAGAAGAAGAGCGACAATACGATTATTGACGGCTTCCGAACAATCGAGAAAAACGTACAGGAATTCCCTGAGGTAGACTGGGGCACCAGCATCCAAAGTCTCGACAAAAAGAAGAAGCAACGGATCAAAGGGATCGATGGCAAGCCGGTCTCGCTGGAAGAGGCGAAAAAAATTGCGCTTGATTTCACAGGCGTGCATCCGTCACAGGCAAAAGTAGAAGTGGAACAGAATGGAAAGGCAGAGGAGTACTCCGCTTACAGTGTCAGAATCACTTCAGGAAAATCCGGCACTCCGATCCACTTGGACGTCACCAAGCGTGGAGGTAAAGTCGCCTGGTTGATGAATGAACGGAATGTCGGAGAGCACCGGCTGAGTGTGGAACAAGCGGAAGCCAGCGCCAAAAAGTTTCTGGAAGCGCATGGCTATTCCAACATGGTAGTGGCAGAGAAGGACGGTTACCAAGGGATGGCAGTCCTCACCTTTGTGCCGGAAAAGGACAAGGTGCGCATCTATCCGGATGCCGTTACCGTGAAAACTGCACTGGACAACGGCACAGTGGTCAGCTTTAACTCGACAGAGTACCTGTTTAATCACAAGCCGAGAACCTTGCCAAAGCCAAAGCTGACAGCAGAAGAAGCGAAGAAAAAAGTAAACCCGGGTTTAAAAGTAACAGATCAGCGTTTGGCGTTGATCGAAGGAAAAAATGATGGAAACGAGGTCCTCTGCTGGGAAATGAACTGTGGCTATGATGGCAATGCCTATAAAGTGTACATTAATGCGCTCACGGGTGAAGAGGAAGAAATCGTGAAGATGACCACCGGAAAGGAAAGCCGGGCAACCGAATAA
- the rpsA gene encoding 30S ribosomal protein S1, with protein MMEESNVSLTDATTVSVGDVVKVTVTKVEDKQALVDVGYKYDGLIPISELSPLHVEKVSDVVAVGDTFEVKVIKLNDEKEELVVSKKAVAMESSWNDLEQKMASGEVIEATVKEIVKGGLVVDVGVRGFIPASMVERHFVEDFSDYKGKTLRLKVVEMDKEKNKVILSHKAVLEDEAKQQKASILDKLQPGQVLEGTVQRMTDFGVFVDIGGVDGLVHVSELAWNRVEKPSDVVKEGDKVQVKVLKVDKDNERISLSIKDTQPGPWAEAAEKFKSGEVVSGTVKRLVSFGAFVEVAPGIEGLVHISQIANRRVSTPGEVLKEGQQVQVKVLDVVPSEQRISLSIRAVEEDRVEQAERASKREQQQFQQENNQPLGVTLGELFGDLKDKLK; from the coding sequence ATGATGGAAGAAAGCAACGTAAGCCTGACGGATGCAACAACTGTTTCCGTGGGGGATGTAGTTAAGGTTACGGTTACCAAGGTAGAAGATAAACAGGCTTTGGTAGACGTAGGTTACAAATACGACGGGCTGATTCCGATCAGTGAACTTTCTCCGTTGCATGTGGAAAAAGTGTCCGATGTTGTAGCCGTCGGGGACACTTTTGAAGTAAAAGTAATCAAGCTGAACGATGAAAAAGAGGAACTGGTCGTCTCCAAAAAGGCCGTAGCGATGGAATCCTCCTGGAATGACCTGGAGCAAAAAATGGCATCCGGTGAAGTGATTGAAGCGACTGTGAAGGAGATCGTCAAGGGCGGCCTCGTCGTTGACGTGGGTGTCCGTGGATTTATTCCGGCTTCGATGGTAGAGCGCCATTTTGTAGAAGATTTTAGCGACTACAAAGGCAAGACTCTCCGTTTGAAAGTGGTTGAAATGGATAAGGAAAAGAACAAAGTAATCCTTTCCCATAAAGCGGTTCTGGAAGACGAGGCGAAACAGCAAAAAGCCTCCATTCTGGATAAGCTGCAGCCGGGTCAAGTGCTGGAAGGCACCGTTCAACGGATGACCGATTTCGGTGTATTCGTAGACATCGGCGGGGTTGACGGTCTGGTACACGTTTCCGAGCTGGCCTGGAACCGCGTAGAGAAGCCTTCAGACGTGGTAAAAGAGGGCGACAAGGTTCAGGTAAAAGTTCTCAAGGTCGACAAGGACAACGAACGAATCAGCCTGAGCATCAAGGATACCCAACCAGGACCTTGGGCGGAAGCAGCTGAAAAATTCAAGTCGGGAGAAGTTGTCAGCGGAACAGTGAAACGCCTCGTATCCTTTGGCGCATTTGTAGAAGTAGCACCGGGCATCGAAGGTCTCGTGCATATTTCACAAATTGCGAACCGCCGCGTTTCCACGCCGGGTGAGGTTCTGAAAGAAGGACAGCAGGTCCAGGTGAAAGTACTGGATGTCGTACCGAGTGAACAGCGCATCAGCCTCAGCATCCGTGCCGTTGAAGAGGATCGCGTGGAGCAGGCAGAACGTGCAAGCAAGCGCGAACAGCAACAGTTCCAGCAAGAAAACAACCAGCCGCTGGGAGTCACGCTTGGAGAGCTGTTTGGTGATCTGAAAGACAAATTGAAGTAA
- the cmk gene encoding (d)CMP kinase, translating to MNIAIDGPAGAGKSTVAKLVAEQLEYLYIDTGSMYRALAWAVITKQVDVEAEQAVSDLLKQNHITLKRDTDNQQHIFWNDEDVTDRIRTPEVSKFASVVASYAPVREQMLVLQRELAVAGNVVMDGRDIGTHVLPDAEVKIFLTASIRERAERRLQELLQKGHQTDLAALEAEIAERDKRDMEREVAPLRQADDAVLIDTTGMTIPQVVERILEICKRSGE from the coding sequence ATGAATATCGCAATAGACGGCCCAGCGGGAGCAGGGAAAAGTACAGTAGCCAAATTGGTAGCAGAGCAGTTGGAGTACCTATACATCGACACCGGCTCGATGTACCGCGCATTGGCATGGGCTGTGATTACAAAGCAAGTCGATGTGGAAGCGGAACAAGCCGTTTCCGATTTGCTGAAACAAAATCACATCACGCTGAAGCGAGATACTGATAACCAGCAACACATTTTTTGGAACGATGAGGATGTCACAGATCGAATTCGGACTCCCGAAGTAAGCAAATTCGCTTCTGTTGTGGCAAGCTATGCACCAGTCCGCGAGCAAATGCTCGTATTGCAGCGCGAGCTGGCAGTTGCCGGCAACGTCGTGATGGATGGGAGAGACATCGGTACACATGTACTGCCCGATGCAGAAGTGAAGATTTTTCTAACTGCCTCCATCCGTGAGCGAGCTGAACGAAGATTGCAGGAATTGCTGCAGAAGGGACATCAGACAGACCTCGCTGCCCTGGAAGCAGAGATTGCGGAGCGGGATAAGCGGGACATGGAGAGGGAGGTTGCTCCTCTCAGACAGGCAGATGATGCTGTTCTCATCGATACCACCGGGATGACCATTCCACAAGTGGTGGAGCGGATCCTAGAAATCTGCAAGCGATCGGGTGAATAG
- a CDS encoding flagellar brake protein: MMLPKIGQTIRLDLADDWEENRDQTLKSRVADLRDDIAVIELPISEKTGRMAPLQAGTQCNVWYIGEDGSRYEFRTSVIGRQNENIPVLYMSLPQKEAVKRNQRRDYLRIHTSVEIAVRLEDSIRQYHFLARTIDLSGGGLSFTCEESYRLMEKDKLMIWLSLPNKAGQIMHAYGEGEVVRVKPPGEKGKHQWVSVKFTHIGETDRAKVVRACYERQLEMRKKGVLE; the protein is encoded by the coding sequence ATGATGCTGCCAAAAATCGGACAAACCATCCGCCTTGACCTCGCCGATGACTGGGAAGAGAACAGGGATCAGACATTAAAATCCAGGGTAGCTGATCTGAGGGATGACATCGCTGTCATAGAACTGCCGATCAGTGAAAAAACCGGACGGATGGCTCCCTTGCAGGCGGGTACCCAGTGCAATGTTTGGTACATTGGCGAAGATGGTTCCAGATATGAGTTTCGTACGTCAGTCATCGGGAGACAGAACGAAAACATCCCGGTGCTGTACATGAGTCTTCCGCAAAAAGAGGCGGTTAAACGCAATCAAAGACGTGACTATCTTCGCATTCACACATCCGTAGAGATTGCGGTCAGGCTGGAAGATTCGATCAGGCAGTATCATTTTTTGGCGCGAACCATAGATTTGAGCGGTGGCGGTCTATCCTTTACCTGTGAGGAATCCTATCGCCTGATGGAGAAGGATAAGCTGATGATCTGGCTCTCTCTGCCAAATAAAGCGGGTCAAATCATGCACGCTTACGGGGAAGGAGAAGTCGTTCGGGTGAAGCCGCCCGGAGAAAAAGGCAAGCATCAATGGGTTTCAGTGAAGTTCACACACATTGGAGAAACGGATCGGGCCAAGGTCGTCCGTGCTTGTTACGAGAGACAACTGGAGATGAGAAAAAAGGGAGTACTGGAGTAA
- the fni gene encoding type 2 isopentenyl-diphosphate Delta-isomerase: protein MDRSQRKLDHIRHALATGMDQENIWDDVSFPPNSLPNISYGNTKLEVSLSPFTISSPILINAMTGGAEATTEVNQKLAILAREKGMAMAVGSQMAAIRDPSVLPSYQIVRKENPDGLIFANLGAEATVEQAQIALEMVEANAIQIHLNVMQELLMPEGDRDFRGYLENIKRIKQQLSVPVIVKEVGFGMSAETIKQLVEAEITIIDVGGRGGTNFAQVENRRHSLEMSMFEEWGFTTAESLLETRPWQGKGVSFLATGGVRNGLDVVKAIALGASAVGMAGAMLRLVQTKTMDECLRQVDHWHHQIRVAMTALGTASLAELRDAPVLITGRTAERATLRGWQLDHYARRQSHAKC, encoded by the coding sequence ATGGATCGATCACAGCGAAAACTGGATCATATTCGGCATGCACTGGCTACAGGGATGGATCAGGAAAACATCTGGGACGATGTTTCATTTCCTCCAAACAGTTTACCGAATATATCTTATGGAAACACAAAATTAGAAGTATCACTTTCTCCGTTTACCATTTCTTCGCCGATTCTGATCAACGCAATGACCGGTGGGGCGGAAGCTACAACAGAGGTGAATCAAAAGCTGGCGATCCTCGCACGTGAAAAAGGAATGGCGATGGCTGTGGGTTCACAGATGGCAGCGATTCGAGATCCATCTGTCTTGCCCAGTTATCAGATCGTTCGGAAGGAAAATCCAGACGGTCTGATCTTTGCCAACCTGGGAGCCGAGGCCACAGTGGAACAGGCACAAATCGCTTTGGAAATGGTAGAAGCAAACGCCATTCAAATCCACCTGAACGTAATGCAAGAGCTATTGATGCCAGAAGGGGACCGTGATTTTCGCGGATATCTGGAGAATATCAAGCGGATCAAGCAACAACTCTCCGTCCCCGTTATCGTGAAAGAAGTAGGTTTTGGCATGTCTGCCGAGACGATCAAACAGCTTGTCGAAGCAGAGATTACGATTATTGATGTCGGTGGGAGGGGCGGTACCAACTTTGCCCAAGTGGAGAACCGGCGTCATTCGCTGGAGATGTCCATGTTTGAAGAGTGGGGATTTACCACGGCGGAGAGCTTGCTGGAGACACGGCCATGGCAGGGAAAAGGGGTATCATTCCTGGCCACAGGAGGGGTACGAAACGGTCTGGATGTGGTCAAAGCAATCGCACTGGGTGCTTCCGCTGTTGGAATGGCAGGTGCAATGCTCCGGTTGGTCCAAACAAAGACGATGGATGAATGCTTGCGACAGGTGGATCATTGGCATCATCAGATCAGAGTGGCGATGACGGCATTGGGAACAGCATCACTTGCAGAGCTGCGGGACGCGCCTGTGCTGATCACCGGCAGGACAGCAGAAAGGGCAACGCTTCGTGGCTGGCAACTCGATCATTATGCAAGACGCCAGTCACACGCGAAATGTTAG
- the der gene encoding ribosome biogenesis GTPase Der produces MGLPVVAIVGRPNVGKSTIFNRLVGERIAIVEDKPGVTRDRLYGKGEWLDQYFHVIDTGGIEFGETDEILQQMRHQAELAIDEADVIIMITDSRTGVTDADLELARMLNRTGKPIVLAVNKVDNPEMRNEIYDFYTLGLGEPFPISGSHGLGLGDMLDEVIHNFPDRGEDLENDDVIRVSIIGRPNVGKSSLTNAILGEERVIVSDVAGTTRDAIDTPFERDGQNYILVDTAGMRKRGKVYEATEKYSVMRAMRAIEDSDVVLVVLNGEEGIIEQDKKIAGYAHEAGRAVIIVVNKWDALEKDDKTMIRFTELIREEFKYLDYAPILYVSAKTKQRVHTILPKVNQVAESHAMRVPTAVLNDLITDATVMTPPPSDRGKRLKINYATQAAVKPPTFILFVNDPELMHFSYERYIENKIREAFVFEGTPVRIWTRKKT; encoded by the coding sequence ATGGGATTGCCAGTGGTAGCCATTGTGGGGAGACCCAACGTGGGCAAATCCACGATTTTTAATCGACTCGTCGGAGAACGGATTGCCATCGTAGAGGACAAGCCGGGTGTTACGCGTGACCGCTTGTACGGTAAAGGCGAATGGCTTGATCAATACTTTCATGTCATTGATACAGGCGGCATTGAGTTCGGAGAGACCGACGAAATTCTTCAGCAAATGCGTCATCAGGCAGAATTGGCGATTGATGAAGCAGATGTGATTATCATGATCACCGACAGCAGAACAGGTGTGACAGACGCGGATCTGGAATTGGCGCGAATGCTCAACCGCACAGGAAAACCGATTGTGCTTGCTGTCAATAAAGTAGATAACCCGGAAATGCGAAACGAGATTTACGATTTTTATACGCTGGGACTGGGAGAGCCTTTCCCCATATCCGGAAGCCATGGCCTGGGATTGGGTGATATGCTGGATGAAGTTATCCACAACTTCCCGGATCGCGGGGAAGATCTGGAGAACGATGACGTGATTCGCGTTTCCATCATTGGCCGACCCAACGTGGGGAAATCTTCCCTGACCAACGCCATCTTGGGTGAGGAACGTGTGATTGTCAGCGATGTCGCAGGTACGACACGCGACGCCATTGATACACCGTTTGAGAGAGATGGACAAAACTACATACTCGTCGATACGGCCGGTATGCGAAAACGCGGAAAAGTCTACGAAGCCACGGAGAAATACAGTGTGATGCGAGCCATGCGCGCGATCGAAGACTCAGACGTCGTACTGGTTGTCCTTAACGGTGAGGAAGGAATTATCGAACAGGACAAAAAAATCGCCGGCTATGCACATGAAGCCGGACGAGCTGTTATCATCGTCGTCAACAAATGGGATGCCCTGGAAAAAGACGATAAGACCATGATTCGTTTTACAGAATTGATTCGCGAGGAATTTAAATACCTCGACTATGCACCGATTCTGTACGTATCCGCCAAGACGAAGCAGCGTGTTCATACCATCCTGCCTAAAGTCAATCAAGTAGCAGAATCGCACGCCATGAGGGTTCCGACTGCCGTGCTGAACGATCTGATCACGGATGCGACGGTGATGACACCACCGCCTTCTGACCGCGGCAAGCGACTCAAGATCAATTATGCGACACAAGCTGCAGTGAAACCGCCAACGTTTATCCTATTTGTCAACGATCCGGAATTGATGCATTTCTCCTATGAGCGATACATAGAAAACAAGATACGGGAAGCGTTTGTCTTTGAAGGGACGCCCGTACGGATTTGGACGCGCAAAAAAACATAG
- a CDS encoding YphA family membrane protein, with protein sequence MDMNEGTLTVLIQWCFLCLIWMGVYDRVLDRWGIRRAEALAVVTVFLICAFVSWKIAFLPSVRVHISGMILPFLCAGWLYAKQRQSRKRFMVILGGCLGVALFWFRWLLFTDPVLAIWDESWMLPVVAFLAVLTISRSGLTQLFLLLYSLTLGEVLYALFEWRFSGSCLIGGEYAQDLLWSTLSLWSLLAGGWLVLRQLLRIGQRDRDPENQG encoded by the coding sequence ATGGACATGAACGAAGGGACGCTGACAGTCCTCATTCAGTGGTGTTTTCTTTGCTTAATCTGGATGGGTGTATATGATCGAGTTCTCGATCGATGGGGGATTCGACGTGCCGAAGCATTAGCAGTCGTGACGGTATTTCTGATTTGTGCGTTTGTTAGTTGGAAGATCGCTTTTTTGCCGTCGGTTCGCGTTCATATCAGTGGAATGATCTTGCCATTTCTCTGTGCCGGTTGGCTCTATGCCAAGCAGCGCCAGAGTCGGAAGAGATTTATGGTCATCTTGGGAGGATGTCTGGGTGTCGCCCTTTTCTGGTTTCGCTGGCTTTTGTTTACCGATCCGGTTCTCGCGATTTGGGATGAAAGCTGGATGCTGCCGGTAGTGGCTTTTCTCGCCGTTCTGACGATTAGCCGTTCCGGTCTTACGCAATTGTTTTTGCTGCTGTATTCACTGACCCTGGGAGAAGTGCTCTATGCGCTGTTTGAATGGAGATTTTCCGGTTCCTGTCTAATCGGCGGGGAGTATGCCCAAGATTTGCTGTGGAGCACCCTATCTTTATGGAGTCTGCTTGCGGGAGGTTGGCTGGTTCTGCGTCAACTCCTGCGAATTGGGCAGAGAGATCGTGACCCGGAGAATCAGGGATAA
- a CDS encoding lysophospholipid acyltransferase family protein — protein MSYYRSFRAFFRFIFSVFYRWQVIGAEHIPKEGPVILCCNHISLWDPPLLGSGIDRQVHFMAKEELFRIPVISFLITKFGAFPVKRGAGDRAAIRATLKLLEEGKIFGIFPEGTRSKSGELGSGLSGVSMFALKSNAAVIPVAIKGPYKLFRPIKIVYGQQVDISQYRERKTDSETMRETTDLIMSHIKSLLEQH, from the coding sequence GTGAGTTATTATCGTTCATTTCGCGCCTTCTTCCGTTTTATTTTTTCTGTCTTTTATCGTTGGCAAGTGATAGGTGCCGAACATATACCTAAGGAAGGCCCTGTTATTCTTTGTTGCAATCATATTTCTTTGTGGGACCCGCCGCTTCTTGGGAGCGGTATTGACAGACAAGTGCACTTCATGGCAAAAGAAGAGCTGTTTCGCATCCCGGTCATTTCCTTTCTGATTACCAAATTTGGAGCATTCCCCGTCAAAAGAGGAGCAGGTGACCGTGCCGCGATTCGCGCGACACTGAAACTGCTTGAAGAGGGGAAAATCTTTGGAATATTCCCGGAAGGCACACGCAGCAAGAGTGGAGAGCTTGGCTCTGGCCTGTCTGGTGTTTCGATGTTTGCCCTGAAATCAAATGCAGCAGTGATTCCCGTGGCCATCAAGGGGCCATACAAGTTGTTCCGCCCAATCAAGATCGTTTACGGACAGCAGGTTGACATTTCCCAGTATCGGGAAAGAAAAACGGACTCCGAGACGATGCGGGAGACAACGGACCTGATCATGAGCCACATCAAATCACTGTTGGAGCAACATTGA